In Chitinibacter sp. SCUT-21, a single genomic region encodes these proteins:
- a CDS encoding transporter substrate-binding domain-containing protein, with amino-acid sequence MTLLLGCSFFALISSPVLAAKVRFLVNDVAPYTLRDETQRKGMHIEMVEALVTEAKVAFQLESAVYVRLGKSLEDGSADIVGMVEDPNLEGRAIRVLPLHAFQFVVISHKDAPIRSIAELTDKTLGVARGAFYADEINNNATINKYGIKDPFQGVKMLEAKHLDAVISSDYLLTYALMMTGVDTRLFATPFAVNERRYVLYAASNVDPALINQLRAAWEKLESRGDIARIIRRYR; translated from the coding sequence ATGACCCTGTTATTAGGATGTAGCTTTTTTGCGCTGATCTCTAGCCCCGTGTTGGCCGCCAAAGTTCGCTTTCTGGTGAATGATGTCGCACCCTATACCCTGCGTGATGAAACTCAGCGTAAAGGTATGCATATCGAAATGGTTGAAGCCCTCGTCACCGAGGCCAAAGTGGCTTTTCAACTTGAGTCGGCCGTGTATGTGCGACTGGGTAAAAGTTTGGAAGATGGTTCTGCCGATATTGTCGGCATGGTCGAAGATCCCAACCTCGAAGGTCGGGCGATTCGGGTTTTGCCCCTGCATGCATTTCAATTTGTCGTGATTAGCCATAAAGACGCACCAATCCGTTCGATCGCAGAGTTGACGGACAAGACGCTGGGCGTTGCGCGTGGCGCGTTTTATGCCGATGAAATCAACAACAATGCAACAATCAATAAATACGGCATTAAAGATCCATTTCAAGGCGTGAAGATGCTTGAGGCCAAGCACCTCGATGCGGTGATTTCTTCAGATTATTTACTCACTTATGCACTGATGATGACCGGCGTCGATACCCGTTTGTTTGCGACGCCGTTTGCCGTTAACGAGCGGCGTTATGTGCTCTACGCTGCGAGCAATGTCGATCCCGCCTTGATTAATCAACTGCGCGCCGCTTGGGAAAAGCTCGAAAGCCGCGGCGACATTGCCCGCATTATCCGTCGCTACCGTTAG
- a CDS encoding pyridoxamine 5'-phosphate oxidase family protein, translating to MSYDQAKPLPLKENTMPRAFAAITFTDSVKAAQTRYHSREGNQGFELAEDSRSENTVREADFIAERDSFYMATVNENGWPYVQHRGGPKGFLKVIDEHTLGFADFRGNVQYLSVGNLNANDKISIILMDYANRRRLKIWGRVRIVHEIDEPAVIAALEDPAYRARIERAMVITVEAWDWNCPQHITPRYTDADIEQLIAPLQSELAALRAKPQAAEPLDRLGSGELALVISGVRQLTPQIRAFELRHPTGADLPPVTAGSHLKVPVKLKNGQDSVRNYSIASNPARRDIYEIAVLRQDDGDGGSAFVHQHYQLGMTLHCSTPKNDFALNDNAAPVLLIAGGIGITPIKAMAQQLKAQGRTFALHYAARSRRDMAYGDRLQRDLAGQITTYFSDEGDALKLPKLLSEMENTTEVYVCGPSGLISAVQDTASQLQIDPARIHFERFAAAPHGKNRAFEVVLRRSQRIIPIAADQTVLAAVQAAGVDTLSDCGVGNCGTCAVKVLDGEVEHRDSALNQNERERAGLMCICVSRAKSARLELDL from the coding sequence ATGTCCTACGATCAAGCCAAACCATTGCCGCTTAAGGAGAACACCATGCCGCGCGCCTTTGCTGCGATTACTTTTACCGACAGCGTGAAAGCTGCCCAAACCCGCTATCACAGCCGCGAAGGCAATCAGGGTTTTGAACTGGCCGAAGACAGCCGCAGTGAAAACACCGTGCGCGAAGCGGACTTTATCGCTGAGCGCGATAGCTTTTATATGGCCACAGTGAATGAAAACGGCTGGCCCTATGTGCAGCATCGCGGCGGTCCGAAGGGTTTTCTGAAAGTCATCGACGAGCATACGCTGGGCTTTGCCGATTTTCGCGGCAATGTGCAATATTTGTCGGTCGGCAATCTGAATGCCAATGACAAAATCTCGATCATTCTGATGGACTACGCCAATCGCCGCCGCCTAAAAATTTGGGGCCGCGTGCGCATCGTGCATGAAATTGACGAACCGGCGGTCATCGCCGCGCTGGAAGATCCAGCGTATCGCGCCCGTATTGAGCGTGCCATGGTCATCACGGTCGAGGCTTGGGATTGGAACTGCCCGCAACACATCACGCCACGCTATACCGACGCCGATATCGAGCAATTGATCGCGCCATTGCAAAGCGAACTCGCGGCACTGCGCGCGAAACCGCAGGCCGCCGAACCGCTTGATCGCTTGGGCAGTGGCGAATTAGCCTTGGTCATCAGCGGCGTGCGTCAGCTTACCCCACAGATCCGCGCTTTTGAATTGCGTCACCCCACTGGCGCAGATTTGCCGCCAGTTACAGCAGGTTCGCATTTAAAAGTGCCGGTTAAATTAAAAAATGGTCAGGATAGTGTGCGCAACTACTCGATCGCATCCAACCCAGCGCGCCGCGATATCTACGAAATTGCCGTGCTGCGCCAAGACGACGGTGACGGTGGCTCGGCTTTTGTGCATCAACATTACCAGCTGGGCATGACGCTGCATTGCAGCACACCGAAGAACGATTTTGCACTGAACGATAACGCTGCACCGGTGTTGCTAATCGCGGGCGGCATTGGCATTACGCCGATCAAGGCGATGGCGCAACAGCTTAAAGCGCAAGGTCGCACATTTGCATTGCACTATGCCGCGCGCAGCCGGCGCGATATGGCCTACGGTGATCGCCTGCAACGCGATTTGGCTGGGCAAATCACAACCTATTTTAGCGATGAAGGTGATGCGCTCAAGCTGCCAAAACTACTCAGCGAAATGGAAAATACCACCGAGGTGTATGTGTGTGGGCCTAGCGGTTTGATTAGCGCAGTGCAAGATACTGCTAGTCAATTGCAAATTGACCCCGCCCGCATTCATTTCGAACGCTTTGCCGCTGCGCCGCATGGCAAAAACCGCGCCTTTGAAGTGGTGCTGCGCCGCTCGCAACGCATTATTCCGATTGCAGCCGATCAAACCGTATTGGCTGCGGTGCAAGCCGCCGGCGTTGATACGCTATCCGACTGTGGCGTGGGCAATTGCGGCACCTGTGCGGTGAAAGTGCTGGACGGAGAAGTCGAGCACCGCGATAGCGCGCTCAATCAAAACGAGCGTGAACGCGCAGGGCTGATGTGTATTTGTGTCTCGCGTGCTAAATCGGCGCGGCTTGAACTCGATTTGTAA